In one window of Desulfovibrio sp. DNA:
- a CDS encoding (2Fe-2S)-binding protein has protein sequence MFVKTTPSAGRQVTIYFEGQPLEVEEGISVAAAVLGPSHGWTRTTHGGHKRGPYCQMGVCFECLMTINGVPNQQACLVPVAEGMRVNRQNGVPDFGKEGCNHA, from the coding sequence GTGTTTGTCAAAACTACCCCTTCTGCGGGCAGGCAGGTGACCATATATTTTGAAGGCCAACCCCTTGAGGTTGAAGAAGGCATATCCGTAGCCGCCGCTGTACTTGGCCCGTCGCACGGCTGGACACGCACCACCCATGGCGGCCACAAACGCGGTCCATATTGCCAGATGGGCGTTTGTTTTGAATGCCTCATGACCATTAACGGCGTTCCCAACCAGCAGGCCTGCCTCGTTCCTGTGGCTGAGGGCATGCGGGTGAACCGCCAGAATGGGGTTCCCGACTTCGGCAAGGAGGGCTGCAACCATGCGTAG
- a CDS encoding sigma-54 interaction domain-containing protein: protein MLPTREVESVHSATYQFSDILGASPALRQAINFAHRASRMASRIVILGESGTGKELFAQAIHNAGNEPDRPFVGISCAAIPNNLIEAELFGYEEGAFTGARKGGQKGRLEAANGGTLFLDEVNSLPLAVQAKLLRVLQEMTFSPLGSNHLVRLDVRVIAAGNTNLADEVQAGTFRSDLYYRLNVLEIELPPLRERKGDVELLAKTFWRKLCARMSLPMVTVEPAVLEMLNAYSWPGNVRELQNVCERALVLSDGASIRLDCLPHHITGKNVTALAAGQPEVALGHTSMDDLCENMVRKTLEAAGGNISKASETLGIARTTLYRKMKKYGLGQ from the coding sequence GTGTTGCCGACCCGTGAGGTCGAGTCCGTCCACTCAGCCACGTACCAGTTCTCAGACATCCTTGGGGCTAGCCCCGCTTTGCGGCAAGCTATCAACTTTGCCCATCGTGCTTCCCGCATGGCCTCACGCATCGTCATTTTGGGAGAAAGCGGCACTGGTAAGGAACTTTTCGCCCAGGCAATTCACAATGCCGGAAATGAGCCAGATCGGCCCTTTGTCGGCATTTCTTGCGCCGCCATTCCCAATAACCTTATTGAAGCCGAACTGTTTGGTTATGAAGAAGGCGCTTTTACCGGAGCGCGAAAGGGCGGGCAGAAGGGCCGACTTGAAGCGGCCAATGGCGGAACGCTTTTTCTGGATGAAGTAAACAGCTTGCCATTGGCAGTGCAGGCCAAACTTTTACGCGTCCTGCAGGAAATGACTTTTTCACCTCTTGGAAGCAATCACCTTGTTCGTCTTGACGTCCGAGTCATTGCCGCAGGCAATACAAATCTGGCGGATGAGGTGCAAGCGGGAACCTTTCGGTCTGACCTCTATTATCGTCTCAATGTCTTGGAAATCGAGCTGCCACCTCTTCGAGAACGTAAAGGGGATGTGGAATTGCTGGCAAAAACATTCTGGCGCAAGCTTTGTGCACGTATGAGCCTGCCCATGGTAACCGTTGAGCCTGCCGTGCTGGAAATGCTCAATGCCTATTCCTGGCCGGGCAACGTACGTGAATTGCAAAACGTGTGCGAAAGAGCCCTGGTGCTCTCTGACGGGGCTTCCATCAGGCTTGATTGTCTGCCACACCATATTACCGGAAAGAATGTGACGGCTCTGGCTGCCGGGCAACCTGAGGTTGCACTTGGGCATACTTCCATGGACGATTTGTGTGAGAATATGGTGCGTAAAACACTGGAAGCCGCTGGGGGAAACATCAGCAAAGCCTCTGAGACGCTGGGCATAGCCAGAACGACTCTGTATAGAAAAATGAAGAAATATGGCCTGGGGCAGTAG
- a CDS encoding PAS domain-containing protein produces the protein MRCLPVDFSPQNPVYQQTVHEAWKDFIDGGEIRGRVPEHILDGWLLSRDACIDPVRVPDVPVLERVHFEDLCSQFATLLNAAAPVLEMLDSCISGTGHMAILTSSSGHILATVGDKDLLDVARTQYNMPGADRNIDKVGASAIGMTLQRRRPVQIYGYEHYNAGLHSWRCASAPILADASGVLAVLTISGNIASPEIQALALVTTFANYIGMRVRQQTIETTGQKLEALLRNAHDSLTYPLLVLDGNGGITHANRHASTLFTSGELELPGRSAVSLVSSLDAQRLQRALAGQRQGHDTLTFLTGQGPQRIACTFSPVELSAGRSVGMALALNPDTFAPGGRNRGKAASGPLPAS, from the coding sequence ATGAGGTGTCTCCCCGTCGACTTCTCACCACAAAATCCCGTGTACCAGCAAACGGTCCATGAAGCCTGGAAGGATTTCATTGATGGCGGTGAAATCCGGGGGCGTGTGCCCGAGCATATTCTGGATGGATGGCTGCTCAGCCGTGATGCCTGTATTGACCCTGTGCGGGTTCCCGACGTGCCGGTGCTGGAACGGGTTCATTTTGAGGACTTGTGCAGCCAATTCGCCACGTTGCTCAATGCAGCGGCTCCTGTGCTGGAAATGCTTGATTCGTGCATTAGCGGCACCGGCCATATGGCAATTCTTACCAGTTCGTCCGGGCATATTCTTGCTACCGTGGGCGACAAGGATTTGCTTGATGTGGCCCGTACCCAGTACAACATGCCCGGTGCTGACAGAAATATCGACAAGGTCGGCGCTTCAGCCATAGGCATGACCCTGCAACGGCGTCGTCCGGTGCAGATATACGGTTATGAGCATTACAATGCTGGCCTGCATTCGTGGCGTTGTGCTTCCGCTCCCATTCTGGCTGATGCATCGGGCGTTCTGGCCGTGCTGACCATTTCGGGCAATATTGCCAGCCCCGAGATACAGGCGCTCGCGCTGGTGACGACCTTTGCCAACTATATAGGCATGCGCGTGCGCCAGCAGACCATAGAAACCACCGGGCAGAAGCTTGAGGCTTTATTGCGGAATGCCCATGATTCCCTAACCTACCCATTGCTGGTGCTTGATGGCAATGGCGGCATCACCCACGCCAACAGGCATGCGTCAACATTGTTTACTTCTGGCGAACTTGAGCTTCCGGGTAGAAGCGCTGTTTCTCTGGTGAGCTCTCTTGATGCGCAAAGGCTGCAACGAGCTCTGGCCGGACAAAGGCAAGGGCATGACACCCTGACATTCCTTACGGGCCAGGGGCCGCAACGCATCGCCTGCACATTTTCGCCTGTGGAACTGAGCGCGGGAAGATCCGTGGGGATGGCCCTTGCGCTTAACCCTGACACGTTTGCGCCGGGCGGGCGAAACAGGGGCAAAGCAGCCAGCGGCCCGCTTCCGGCCTCCTGA
- a CDS encoding four-carbon acid sugar kinase family protein, with protein sequence MNIAVIADDFTGANANGALLTAKGFSSATCLGLDKWDPQYFSAFTAVSLNAESRLLSRQKAWDAVYAAVKMFCAEKPALVSKRVDSTLRGNVGAEIEAAIKAMDDSYGHEQSLAVLVPSYPSSGRICVGGYQIVHGVPLERSPIAQDAATPVKDTSVLRIFAAQSTMKCGFVPLEKILGGAAIVRQAIEELRGEGCRVVVCDAVVDEDITTIAQSLADAPYPLVSVDPGPFTAELAAVRVQAPRSQYENRVFLAIGSTSELTRVQMEALHLAHPCHLVPMNVRKILAGKDEAASECVRVLDAVATPPPGTTVLGVCTAASKEDVFSLDEMSRKMNLTHSEISQRINEAIANVTDAVLRRENLAIGGLYTSGGEVTVSVIRTLKAGGFTVRDQVLPLAVYGHIIGGVQADLPMITKGGFVGDKGSLVECVEYLFTKISTRKRPA encoded by the coding sequence ATGAATATAGCTGTAATTGCGGACGATTTTACAGGAGCCAACGCCAACGGGGCGCTGCTCACCGCCAAGGGGTTTTCCAGCGCCACCTGCCTTGGGCTGGACAAGTGGGATCCCCAGTATTTTTCGGCTTTCACCGCGGTTTCGCTGAACGCGGAAAGCCGCCTGCTTTCACGCCAGAAGGCGTGGGATGCCGTGTATGCGGCGGTAAAGATGTTCTGCGCCGAAAAGCCCGCGCTGGTTTCCAAGCGTGTGGATTCCACCCTGCGCGGCAATGTGGGCGCGGAAATTGAGGCCGCCATCAAGGCAATGGACGACAGTTACGGCCACGAACAGTCCCTTGCCGTGCTGGTGCCTTCGTATCCGTCCTCCGGGCGTATCTGCGTGGGCGGCTATCAGATCGTGCACGGCGTGCCGCTGGAGCGCTCGCCCATTGCACAGGATGCGGCCACACCCGTAAAAGACACGTCCGTTCTCAGGATTTTTGCCGCGCAGAGCACCATGAAGTGCGGGTTTGTCCCCCTTGAAAAAATTCTGGGGGGCGCGGCGATCGTGCGCCAGGCCATTGAAGAACTGCGCGGGGAAGGGTGCCGGGTTGTAGTGTGCGACGCTGTGGTTGATGAAGATATTACCACCATCGCGCAGTCTCTGGCCGATGCCCCGTATCCCCTCGTGTCGGTTGATCCCGGCCCCTTCACTGCCGAACTGGCGGCCGTGCGCGTGCAGGCCCCCCGGTCGCAGTATGAAAATCGTGTGTTTCTTGCCATTGGCAGCACCAGCGAGCTTACCCGTGTTCAGATGGAAGCCCTGCACCTGGCGCATCCCTGCCATCTGGTGCCCATGAACGTGCGCAAGATTCTGGCCGGAAAGGACGAAGCCGCCAGCGAGTGCGTGCGGGTGCTTGACGCTGTTGCCACGCCGCCTCCCGGCACCACCGTGCTTGGCGTCTGCACTGCCGCCAGCAAGGAAGACGTTTTTTCTCTGGATGAGATGTCGCGCAAGATGAACCTCACGCACTCGGAGATTTCGCAGCGCATAAACGAAGCCATTGCCAACGTGACAGATGCGGTGCTGCGCCGCGAGAACCTGGCCATTGGCGGCCTGTACACTTCAGGCGGCGAAGTCACGGTGTCTGTTATTCGCACGCTGAAAGCGGGTGGCTTTACGGTGCGCGACCAGGTTCTGCCCCTGGCCGTGTACGGACATATTATCGGCGGCGTCCAGGCCGACCTGCCGATGATCACCAAGGGCGGCTTTGTCGGCGACAAGGGCAGTCTGGTGGAATGCGTGGAGTACCTTTTCACCAAGATTTCCACACGCAAACGCCCGGCCTAG
- the pdxA gene encoding 4-hydroxythreonine-4-phosphate dehydrogenase PdxA → MKPLICAPMGDPAGVGPEILAASLVDPVVNDVARVLVVGNTEIMKRASAIMNVSPDFNEVGENLEGWRDGAANILNLDNVDLAGFEYGKIQAHCGKAAFEYIKKSVELTLAGKTDALATTPINKESLKAGGVPYIGHTEILGDLTGTKDPLTMFQVHSLRVFFLTRHLSLMDACRAVKKDRVLDYIARCSEAMRLLGIDNPSIVVAGLNPHCGEHGLFGNEEDVEIVPAIEEAKKRGFNVHGPNPADSVFHFALNGGWDAVLSLYHDQGHIATKMVDFERTISLTLGMPILRTSVDHGTAFDIAGKGKASPVSMVEAIRLAALYAYSFKRANV, encoded by the coding sequence ATGAAACCGTTGATTTGCGCCCCCATGGGCGATCCGGCTGGTGTCGGGCCGGAAATTCTGGCGGCGTCTCTGGTGGACCCCGTTGTGAACGATGTGGCCCGTGTGCTTGTGGTGGGCAATACCGAAATCATGAAGCGCGCCTCTGCCATCATGAACGTCAGCCCCGACTTCAATGAGGTGGGCGAGAATCTCGAAGGCTGGCGCGACGGCGCGGCCAACATCCTGAATCTGGACAATGTGGACCTGGCCGGATTTGAGTACGGCAAGATACAGGCGCACTGCGGCAAGGCTGCATTCGAGTATATCAAAAAGTCCGTTGAGCTGACCCTGGCAGGCAAGACCGACGCCCTGGCCACCACGCCCATCAACAAGGAATCCCTCAAGGCAGGGGGAGTGCCCTATATCGGGCATACAGAAATTCTGGGCGACCTTACGGGTACGAAAGATCCTCTCACCATGTTTCAGGTGCACAGCCTGCGCGTGTTTTTCCTCACCCGCCACCTTTCTCTCATGGACGCCTGCCGCGCCGTGAAAAAAGACCGCGTGCTCGACTACATCGCCCGCTGCTCCGAGGCCATGCGCCTGCTGGGCATTGATAATCCCAGCATCGTGGTGGCTGGCCTGAATCCCCACTGCGGCGAGCACGGCCTGTTCGGCAACGAGGAAGATGTGGAGATTGTTCCCGCCATTGAAGAAGCCAAAAAGCGTGGCTTCAACGTGCACGGCCCCAATCCGGCGGACTCCGTTTTCCACTTTGCCCTCAATGGCGGGTGGGATGCGGTGCTCTCACTGTATCACGACCAGGGGCACATCGCCACCAAGATGGTGGATTTCGAGCGCACCATCTCGCTTACTCTGGGTATGCCCATACTGCGCACCTCGGTTGACCACGGCACTGCCTTTGACATTGCCGGAAAGGGCAAGGCCAGCCCCGTGAGCATGGTGGAGGCCATCCGCCTTGCAGCGCTGTATGCCTATAGTTTTAAAAGGGCCAATGTCTGA
- a CDS encoding dihydrodipicolinate synthase family protein has translation MNNIHGIFAVTVTHFNQDGSIDYGTISKHIQWLLKSGVHGIMPVGATGEWPALSTEERKQVAEFTMKEVNGKVPVIVGAISPNVDVSVELSKHAGSIGAAGVMILPPPAVHPSQHEIYEFYKYISGKSPLPVMVYNNPGSCGVAVSPETLVKCAQLPNMGFLKESSGDIMRLTRSVDEVGDKLVVFCGCESLAYESFVMGAKAWVCVLANIAPAMCVKLYNLIVKEHKLDEARQVYRQMLPLLRLLEDTGELWQVVKHALALKGFGTGTLRMPRQPISEEVRVELEKVLKQADFC, from the coding sequence ATGAACAACATTCACGGTATTTTCGCAGTAACGGTGACGCACTTTAATCAGGACGGCAGCATCGACTACGGCACTATATCCAAACATATCCAGTGGCTGCTCAAATCCGGCGTTCACGGCATCATGCCCGTGGGAGCCACTGGCGAATGGCCGGCACTTTCCACCGAAGAACGCAAGCAGGTTGCCGAATTCACCATGAAGGAAGTAAACGGCAAGGTTCCGGTGATTGTGGGCGCCATTTCGCCCAACGTCGATGTTTCGGTTGAACTGTCAAAGCATGCGGGCTCCATAGGCGCTGCGGGCGTCATGATTCTTCCTCCTCCCGCCGTGCATCCCAGCCAGCATGAGATTTATGAATTCTACAAATACATTTCCGGCAAAAGTCCACTGCCGGTAATGGTGTACAACAACCCCGGCAGTTGCGGCGTGGCCGTATCGCCTGAAACTCTGGTAAAATGCGCCCAGTTGCCCAACATGGGTTTTCTTAAAGAATCCAGTGGCGACATCATGCGGCTGACCCGTTCTGTGGACGAGGTGGGTGACAAGCTGGTGGTTTTCTGCGGCTGCGAAAGCCTGGCCTATGAAAGCTTTGTCATGGGCGCCAAGGCATGGGTTTGCGTGCTTGCCAATATTGCCCCCGCCATGTGCGTCAAGCTCTACAACCTTATTGTCAAAGAACACAAGCTTGATGAGGCCCGGCAGGTATACCGGCAGATGCTGCCTTTGCTGCGTCTGCTTGAAGACACTGGCGAGCTCTGGCAGGTGGTCAAGCACGCGCTTGCGCTCAAGGGATTCGGGACAGGCACGCTGCGTATGCCCCGACAGCCCATTTCTGAAGAAGTGCGTGTAGAACTTGAAAAAGTTCTCAAACAGGCCGACTTTTGCTAG
- a CDS encoding DeoR/GlpR family DNA-binding transcription regulator produces the protein MLPVERRRKMARLIKSQGAVNSRELAKALGISVMTVRRDLKMLEEQKQLEITWGGAVPLGFEAHDIPRSHKAGSMLAAKVAIARAACEFIQDDSFIGLDAGTTTLELARLLPTLPFTNLSVVTPDLEIALLLSGYPHIEVFLTGGRVDPISRACSDTDSVAYLRRIRTTVAFVGINVWGAHYGVTTSSSTRMHRKVQLMDSADKSILLVDSSKYAKFSPWRVAGVEDFYRIITDEGLNHDARQALEGVGARLLYAGA, from the coding sequence ATGCTGCCAGTCGAACGCCGTAGAAAGATGGCCCGTCTTATCAAGAGTCAGGGAGCGGTCAACAGCCGTGAGCTTGCGAAAGCTCTTGGCATTTCCGTTATGACGGTGCGCCGCGACCTCAAGATGCTGGAAGAGCAGAAGCAGCTTGAAATCACCTGGGGAGGGGCTGTTCCCCTGGGGTTTGAGGCGCACGACATCCCCCGGTCCCACAAGGCGGGCAGTATGCTGGCGGCCAAGGTGGCCATAGCCCGCGCCGCATGCGAGTTTATCCAGGATGACTCGTTCATCGGCCTTGATGCGGGCACGACCACCCTTGAACTGGCGCGCCTCTTGCCCACACTGCCATTCACGAATCTGTCCGTGGTGACGCCGGACCTTGAAATCGCGCTGCTCCTTTCCGGCTACCCCCATATTGAGGTCTTTCTTACCGGGGGCCGGGTAGACCCCATCAGTCGGGCCTGCAGCGATACGGACTCTGTGGCGTATTTGCGCCGCATTCGCACCACCGTGGCCTTTGTTGGCATCAACGTGTGGGGGGCCCATTACGGTGTGACCACCAGTTCTTCGACGAGGATGCACCGCAAGGTTCAACTCATGGACAGCGCGGACAAGAGCATTCTTCTGGTCGATTCTTCAAAATATGCGAAATTCAGCCCCTGGCGCGTGGCCGGAGTGGAAGATTTTTATCGCATCATCACTGACGAAGGCCTCAATCATGACGCCCGGCAGGCCCTTGAAGGCGTCGGGGCCCGTTTGCTTTATGCCGGAGCCTGA
- a CDS encoding FAD-dependent oxidoreductase, with the protein MRSIWDVIIVGAGPAGMCAAIETARQGLHTLVLDRQSEPGGQIFKSVGSSALVNHLGSDYSAGLPLVEEFKNCGATFLPSANVWDIAPDRVYFSAQGQSRCMTARQVVLATGAMERPVPLPGWTLPGVMGSGASDILLKSAALLPQGPVVLCGNGPLILQAAVHMHHFKVPVAGVLFTGRISNLLRAMKHITGALARPGYFLHGIGMAAQTVFSQKCTFAVRDIRLEQVETERLTINFTNMSGSKKSLQAATVLLHEGVISESRITRLARCRHTWDERQRYWHASADEWGQTSVPGIRTAGDVACVRGAVAAQAEGRLVGLDVCHELGRLNMNERNRLADSHMSIVRRCRALQPFLDEYFAPTPSQLQPADDAVVCRCEELTAQELQQTIRQGCFSPDGLKAQARPGMGTCQGRMCGQAVAEMIAHTQGLPLDQLPQYTAQPPLFPLSLGELADMPMPPDLS; encoded by the coding sequence ATGCGTAGCATATGGGACGTAATTATTGTCGGCGCTGGCCCCGCAGGCATGTGCGCGGCCATCGAAACAGCACGCCAGGGGCTGCACACGCTGGTGCTTGACCGGCAAAGCGAACCCGGCGGCCAGATATTCAAAAGTGTCGGCTCCTCTGCCCTCGTTAACCATCTTGGTTCAGACTATTCTGCCGGTCTCCCGCTGGTGGAAGAATTCAAGAACTGCGGCGCGACGTTTCTGCCCAGCGCCAATGTGTGGGACATAGCCCCGGACAGGGTATATTTCAGCGCACAGGGCCAGAGCCGCTGCATGACTGCCCGGCAGGTTGTACTCGCCACAGGAGCAATGGAGCGCCCTGTTCCGCTGCCAGGCTGGACCCTGCCCGGAGTTATGGGCTCCGGGGCTTCGGATATTCTGCTCAAATCAGCCGCACTGTTGCCCCAGGGCCCTGTGGTGCTGTGCGGCAACGGCCCGCTCATCCTTCAGGCTGCGGTGCATATGCACCACTTCAAGGTTCCTGTGGCTGGCGTGCTGTTCACGGGCAGGATCAGCAACCTGCTGCGGGCCATGAAACATATAACCGGAGCCCTGGCCCGTCCCGGGTATTTTTTGCACGGCATCGGCATGGCCGCACAAACCGTTTTTTCGCAAAAATGCACCTTTGCCGTTCGCGACATCAGGCTGGAACAGGTTGAAACAGAACGTCTTACAATCAATTTCACCAACATGAGCGGCAGCAAAAAAAGCCTCCAGGCTGCAACAGTGCTGCTGCATGAAGGCGTCATTTCTGAAAGCCGCATTACCCGCCTGGCCCGATGCCGCCATACCTGGGATGAACGCCAGCGCTACTGGCATGCCAGTGCCGATGAATGGGGCCAGACCAGCGTGCCCGGCATACGCACGGCGGGCGACGTGGCTTGTGTTCGTGGCGCTGTAGCCGCACAGGCTGAAGGCCGACTGGTTGGCCTGGACGTTTGCCACGAACTGGGCCGCCTGAACATGAACGAACGCAACCGGCTTGCAGATTCCCACATGAGTATTGTCAGGCGTTGCCGGGCCTTGCAGCCCTTTCTTGATGAATACTTCGCTCCCACGCCATCCCAGTTGCAACCGGCGGATGATGCCGTGGTTTGCCGCTGCGAAGAACTCACAGCCCAGGAACTTCAACAGACCATCAGGCAAGGGTGCTTTTCGCCAGATGGTCTCAAGGCCCAGGCCCGCCCCGGCATGGGCACCTGCCAGGGCCGCATGTGCGGACAGGCAGTGGCCGAAATGATCGCCCATACTCAGGGGCTGCCGCTGGATCAGTTGCCGCAGTATACGGCCCAACCGCCGCTCTTTCCCCTGAGTCTGGGTGAGCTGGCGGACATGCCCATGCCCCCTGACCTCAGCTAG
- a CDS encoding inositol monophosphatase family protein, producing the protein MQASDVSRQILTEHRQKYLCGNYAVKTKTDDSPVTETDKRVEREIRSIISGAFPDHRMLGEEYGADAATAEYVWVIAPIDGTRQFIVGYPSYGTLITCAATAYPFLVLWKCTRPFCTKDTPW; encoded by the coding sequence ATGCAGGCTTCTGACGTTTCACGCCAGATACTCACGGAACACAGACAGAAATATCTGTGTGGGAACTATGCTGTTAAAACCAAAACTGACGACAGCCCGGTGACGGAGACGGATAAACGCGTGGAACGTGAAATACGTTCAATCATTTCTGGCGCGTTTCCAGATCACCGCATGCTTGGGGAAGAATATGGGGCCGACGCCGCCACAGCCGAATACGTGTGGGTGATCGCCCCCATCGACGGCACACGACAGTTCATTGTGGGCTATCCATCTTACGGGACGCTCATCACCTGTGCCGCAACGGCTTACCCGTTCTTGGTGTTGTGGAAATGTACCCGCCCATTTTGCACCAAGGATACGCCATGGTAA
- a CDS encoding FAD-dependent oxidoreductase translates to MSSKHTAGAVVIGGGAVGTAIACYLAMDGIDVTLVERGEFAWGSSRRCDGHVVTYDTPPGAYSQFCKYGQDMFHDAAKFLPVDFEFSPEGLGLLVDDERDLDTVRANYEGKKNEGIDVTLWDRADVRHHEPNIGDSILACLNFNGDCKLNPMRLCQGLALHAEANGATLMTRTSVTGLRTDGGRITSVETDKGLIQTENVILAAGVWTPLLADMVGLTVPVRPRQGHVVVTERVRNLVGKNYAEYGYLLAKGGKTRCNATPEMEHFGVAFVLEPSHAGTILLGSSRRYVGMNIRPDPRVMRIIAQRARHFYPALADTRVIRCYAGLRPCTPDAKPIISPTHLQGLFVATGHEGNGIGLSLITGKLISEMVRGQAPFMDISYMGLDRFGSDAAARSATTTTA, encoded by the coding sequence ATGAGCAGCAAACACACCGCCGGAGCCGTTGTCATCGGCGGGGGGGCGGTAGGTACAGCCATAGCCTGCTATCTTGCCATGGATGGAATTGATGTGACCCTTGTGGAGCGGGGTGAGTTCGCCTGGGGCTCCAGCCGTCGTTGCGATGGTCATGTGGTCACTTATGACACGCCACCCGGCGCATATAGCCAGTTCTGCAAATACGGGCAGGACATGTTTCATGATGCAGCAAAATTTTTGCCCGTGGATTTCGAGTTTTCGCCCGAGGGGCTCGGACTGTTGGTTGATGACGAACGGGATCTCGACACTGTGCGCGCCAACTATGAAGGCAAAAAAAATGAGGGCATTGACGTCACCCTGTGGGACAGGGCCGACGTGCGCCACCATGAGCCGAATATTGGCGACAGTATTCTGGCCTGCCTGAATTTCAATGGCGACTGCAAGCTTAATCCCATGCGGCTTTGTCAGGGGCTGGCTCTGCATGCGGAGGCCAACGGCGCCACCCTCATGACCAGAACCAGCGTCACGGGACTGCGCACCGACGGAGGGCGGATCACCTCGGTTGAAACGGACAAGGGACTCATCCAGACAGAGAACGTCATTCTTGCCGCAGGCGTCTGGACGCCCCTGCTTGCCGACATGGTGGGCCTTACCGTTCCCGTCAGGCCACGCCAGGGGCATGTTGTCGTGACCGAGCGCGTACGCAATCTGGTGGGCAAAAACTATGCGGAATACGGCTACCTTCTGGCAAAGGGCGGCAAAACGCGCTGCAATGCCACGCCTGAAATGGAGCACTTCGGCGTTGCCTTTGTGCTTGAACCCTCCCACGCAGGAACAATCCTGCTTGGCAGCAGTCGCCGCTACGTCGGCATGAACATCCGCCCCGACCCCAGGGTCATGCGCATTATCGCCCAACGCGCCCGCCATTTCTACCCTGCCCTGGCAGATACGAGAGTCATCCGCTGTTATGCGGGCTTGCGCCCCTGTACTCCGGACGCCAAGCCCATCATTTCGCCCACACATCTTCAAGGGCTTTTTGTGGCCACCGGGCATGAGGGAAACGGCATAGGCCTTTCACTCATTACGGGCAAACTCATTTCAGAAATGGTGCGCGGGCAGGCTCCGTTCATGGACATCAGCTACATGGGCCTCGACAGATTCGGCTCTGACGCTGCGGCACGTTCTGCCACAACAACCACCGCCTGA